From Zea mays cultivar B73 chromosome 3, Zm-B73-REFERENCE-NAM-5.0, whole genome shotgun sequence:
ATCAGAAAAAGATGAGAAGGAGAAGTCCAAAATAAATTTTCTGAACAGAGTAAATTAAAAAACAAGAAGGGGTGGTGGATACCTGGATTTGTAGGAGGGAATAAACAAACTGGAAAAACCGAAAAGATTGGAAACCCACCAAATCGAACTTGAATCACCAATGCAACTGAGCTCAAGAGAGCCAAAGCCGCATGCTTCCTATTGGTCGCCACCCTCATGTAGGCAACAACCATTACATGGCTCAAAATTGGTACCAACAGCCAAAGCCTTGTCAGTGTGCAAAAACACTGGTGAATCTTCATCGTCAGATAGCCATTTGCAGCAATCCAAGTCACCCATATCAAACATTCTGCTGACAAGCCCCTCCTGCCAAGAGATACGAGTGTCTGCCATGACTGATTTCCGGAAACTTGTGTCCTTTGCCTTCAATTCTATGTCACGAGGAGACCTCTTAAAAGAGGTCAAGTCTATGGATTCCAGAGGCGTTGGATCCCCTGGAAACTGGAAGCTATGCTGAGGCAATGGTGCAGGCAGTGTGCCAGTTCCATCATAGTCATCGTCCCCAGGCCTTGGAGACAAACTCATCATCTCAAGACATTCCATCACTGGATCCATCATCTTCAGGGGACGACTGCCTGTCCTTGTCAACCCTGACCGTGTATAATTGCTAACACTTTCAGGCCATGACTCACCAGAGATTGGTGTCGGATCCGCCACCGAATCGTACCAGTAGATGCTACCCAGTCCCTGCTGGGCACACAAAGTCCGAAATCTGGCAGAAGACTCTGATGCTCGCTTGACAATAAGAGAGAAGGGACTGATGCTGTTGCCACTGCTTGGAGTCTTCTGCACTGGGAGAAACCCTGACGACGGCGTTGCCCCAGACATTTCCGACGACGGAGTGCCGGAATCCAGCAGACCGCTGAGCAGCGGCAAGCCTAACAGCCTAGTGCAGTCCGGAGAGAAGCGCCAGAACGCGTCCTCCGAGGAGCATCTGGGCACGAAGATCTCATCTTCGAGCAGGTCCACCCCGCCTTCGTCGTGCGAGGACACCAGCCAGTTCACCGACGCCTCCTCGTTGCCACATTTCGTCGAGGACGTCCAGGCCACCGCCCCCGACGGTGAGGACAGCCAGTGGATGGACGCGCGAGACAACTCCTCGTCGAGGTCTTGGCTAGTCAACCCCTCCCCCGTGATCGCCAGGATTCCCCGAGGCCGGCACTTGCGGTGGTCCCCGACGCCGGGGACGACGTGGTGGCCGGCCGCGAAGCACGCGGGCGTCGCGGACCCGCACGCCGCGGCCACCTCGGGCGAGATCGACGCGTGGACAGGCGGCGGCGCGCCGGTAGACGGTGTGGCCTCGGAAAGAAGATTTACTTCGCCTCAATCGCTTTCAAAAAATATGGGGCTTCGAATCTGGTGCAAGCGGATCTAGTAAAATGGAAATCCGATGAAAAACAAACCTGTGTTTAGCAACTTGTCCATGATCTGGAGTTGACGAACAAAGCGATTTAGAGGAACCAAGACGAAAGGTTTAGAGGAACCAAGACGTGAGATGGGAGAAAGAGGAACAGAACGAGAATGGAGAGCGTCGAACGAAGTGAATGAGAGTCGTCCCAGGAAGGCATACGTCAGCTAGAAGAATCTAGATGTGGATAGCAGTGGAGCAATACAAGACGTCGATGACTGATCGTACGTGTGTAGTAATTCTGCAGACGTGGATAGCCTCTGAGGCAGCGTTTCCGTCCTGCTTTAAAGATAAGGAAATTGGCCGCGACAAAAAAAATACTACTATTGCCGTAGTAATGGAAACCTCAACTCCTAATATATACCCTCTGTTCCAAATTAAAATTCATTTTATCTTTTTAATATATGTGGTTCCATCAGAGCCGTCTCTGATTTTTTTGGACCCTTGTGCAAAACACAAAAAATAGGTCCAGTTCTATGTTTGACTAACCTATTCGTTAGCATCCCTTCGGTTAGAAACGAAATTTTTACTGAGTACTACCACTCTGTAACAACTTGAGATCGAGGGCTTCGATCATTATCAGGATTCAGCGCGAGGGCTCGCTCGGTGAATGCGTCCAAACAGCAAGCATGGAAAGGACGGAAGAACCTCCGGCCACCAGAATCCAGACGCAACGCGATGCGAATGCATTCAAGCATGAAGAGCAGGGAGCAACGCGTAGTGCCAATGTCCTTACTTACCTTACAAGTCGCGTCCCTCGTCTGCAGGTGTCCTCTCCTAAAAGCGTGTAGCCGTGTACCCGCGCCACGCTGCCAGGAAACAACTTTAGAGATCCGACGGGTTCCATGGCAACATCGTCTAGAGTAGAACGTTTGAAGATGGTGGAGTCACATTTTGTATCTCTTTACATATTAGAAATATGGGGCCCTATGCGAGCAGCCCATTTGCGTTGGGCTTCTGACGGGCCTGTGTTtcatatatgtgtctagattcataaTCAactatttgaatatagacataaaaattaaGAGCTACAGCGACTAATATTTTAGGACAGAGAGAGTATTTTAGAAGAGTTTTAAATGGTTCCAAACTAGCGGCATGGTTTGATCTTTTTGGGAGGTTGGATATGGTCTAATTGACAGAAGGATCAGAAGTATTCCATTGGAACTTAAATACGAACAAAATATTATCAGTGGAGTCTATGTACAGagtgcttgttgacaccattgtgCCGGTAGACAATAATCACAAAATTTGGAAATTGAAGGTGCCACTAAAAATTAAATTTTTTGCATGGTACCTTCGAAGAGGGGTTATACTCATAAAGGACAATCTTGCCAAGCAAAATTAGATTGGTAGTCTAAAATGTGTATTTTGTCACCATAATGGGACAATCAAACATTTATTCTTCCAATGCAATTTTGCCCCTTATATATGGCCAGTCATCCAAATGGCTTCCAACTTGTATCCCGAGTAGTGTAGTTAATATGTTTGGCAACGGGCTACGAGG
This genomic window contains:
- the LOC103652175 gene encoding uncharacterized protein translates to MDKLLNTVNLLSEATPSTGAPPPVHASISPEVAAACGSATPACFAAGHHVVPGVGDHRKCRPRGILAITGEGLTSQDLDEELSRASIHWLSSPSGAVAWTSSTKCGNEEASVNWLVSSHDEGGVDLLEDEIFVPRCSSEDAFWRFSPDCTRLLGLPLLSGLLDSGTPSSEMSGATPSSGFLPVQKTPSSGNSISPFSLIVKRASESSARFRTLCAQQGLGSIYWYDSVADPTPISGESWPESVSNYTRSGLTRTGSRPLKMMDPVMECLEMMSLSPRPGDDDYDGTGTLPAPLPQHSFQFPGDPTPLESIDLTSFKRSPRDIELKAKDTSFRKSVMADTRISWQEGLVSRMFDMGDLDCCKWLSDDEDSPVFLHTDKALAVGTNFEPCNGCCLHEGGDQ